The following is a genomic window from Malus sylvestris chromosome 12, drMalSylv7.2, whole genome shotgun sequence.
CTCAGAAAACCATCACAGGAGTTCGCTTCTTCCATTTTCACTGACTCCTTTTCGTTCCCATAATACCCTTAGAGGACGAACCCGTAGCTGCTCCTGCTGCGATTCCACCACAGAAAACCACCGTCGACATAGCCGCGGCGGCGAACCCAGCACCAAAATCAACACCAAGGTTAACTTCTCGCTCCCTTCAGACGACGAAGACGATGACAAAACGACGCTGCCCGCCGCCGCCAAGGAGGTTGACAAGTCGAAGCTCCCTCCGCCGTACGACCCTTTCAGCAAGAAGCCCGCCGTCGAGGACCCGGAAGACCCGAAGGACTTGCAAGAAGTATTCCACAAAATGCGGAGCGATGGCCTCACCAACAATGCAGTCAAGATGTTCGACGCATTGTCCAAAGACGGATTGACCCACGAGGCGTTGGAGCTCTTTGCTCAGATCAAGGACAAGGGTCATATGCCCGACGTAGTTTCGCACACCGCCGTCATTGAAGCCTACGCCAATGCCGGAAAGACGAAGGAGGCTCTCAAGGTATACATGCGGATGTTGGCCTCTGGGGTGGCCCCGAACGCCTACACTTACAGTGTGATGATCAAGGCGCTGGCGGCCGACCTCGGTGGCAATTTTCTTGGGGATGCCAAGAAGTTCTTGCTGGATATGGTGGGCAAGGGAATGCGGCCTAATGCCGGTACTTACACAGCAGTGTTTGAGGGGTTTGCAAGGCTGGAGAAGGCGGAGGAGGGGAGGGAGCTACTGGAGGAGATGAAAGGGAAGGGGTTCATGCCAGAGGAGACGGCAGTGAAGGAGGTTCTCAAGAGCAAGAGAGGACCTGTAGTTAGAACCGTCATCAACATTCTATTTGGTAAGTAGATGGATTTTGCTCATTTCATATGTTCTCCATTTCATCTTcgttgaaaattgaaatgtttagCATTTGAAATGAAATCCCAGTTTAATTCGAGTGATATTCT
Proteins encoded in this region:
- the LOC126593185 gene encoding pentatricopeptide repeat-containing protein At1g62680, mitochondrial-like isoform X2, whose product is MLGSLRIVGTKLELGAEITNSKFDGSKTHTDTNEQRKTMAGTLLSRAFQLLASTTTKSNPFSTAVSSRLIAIAAGNHSTRTISENHHRSSLLPFSLTPFRSHNTLRGRTRSCSCCDSTTENHRRHSRGGEPSTKINTKVNFSLPSDDEDDDKTTLPAAAKEVDKSKLPPPYDPFSKKPAVEDPEDPKDLQEVFHKMRSDGLTNNAVKMFDALSKDGLTHEALELFAQIKDKGHMPDVVSHTAVIEAYANAGKTKEALKVYMRMLASGVAPNAYTYSVMIKALAADLGGNFLGDAKKFLLDMVGKGMRPNAGTYTAVFEGFARLEKAEEGRELLEEMKGKGFMPEETAVKEVLKSKRGPVVRTVINILFGK
- the LOC126593185 gene encoding pentatricopeptide repeat-containing protein At1g62680, mitochondrial-like isoform X1; the protein is MLGSLRIVGTKLELGAEITNSKFDGSKTHTDTNEQRKTMAGTLLSRAFQLLASTTTKSNPFSTAVSSRLIAIAAGNHSTRTISENHHRSSLLPFSLTPFRSHNTLRGRTRSCSCCDSTTENHRRHSRGGEPSTKINTKVNFSLPSDDEDDDKTTLPAAAKEVDKSKLPPPYDPFSKKPAVEDPEDPKDLQEVFHKMRSDGLTNNAVKMFDALSKDGLTHEALELFAQIKDKGHMPDVVSHTAVIEAYANAGKTKEALKVYMRMLASGVAPNAYTYSVMIKALAADLGGNFLGDAKKFLLDMVGKGMRPNAGTYTAVFEGFARLEKAEEGRELLEEMKGKGFMPEETAVKEVLKSKRGPVVRTVINILFGKMRN